The following are from one region of the Oreochromis niloticus isolate F11D_XX unplaced genomic scaffold, O_niloticus_UMD_NMBU tig00007971_pilon, whole genome shotgun sequence genome:
- the LOC102083194 gene encoding uncharacterized protein LOC102083194, with amino-acid sequence MRQDSTQCTPALLMLGRELRTPAELAFGKPPDAPEAPPGRDYARRLQDRLDSAHSYARAQLAKAGLRQKRNYDITTKGRHFRAGELVWVYSPKRKKGLCPKLDSSWLGPCSVLERVGEVVYRVQLPPRGRKVVLHRDQMAPYRGQSLPSFPEGRVQSSHDPAQRYPRPELHSPPSDSSPQSPEAPCTPQGLRRSRMERRLPPRLRDCVVPSGTRNILLGGQCNDG; translated from the exons ATGAG GCAAGACTCCACCCAATGTACGCCTGCCCTGCTCATGTTAGGGAGAGAGCTTAGAACTCCTGCGGAGTTGGCTTTTGGGAAGCCCCCGGACGCGCCAGAGGCACCACCAGGCCGGGACTACGCAAGGAGGCTGCAGGACCGGCTGGATTCTGCACATTCCTACGCCCGGGCGCAGCTGGCGAAGGCAGGCCTGCgccaaaagaggaattatgacaTCACCACTAAGGGGAGGCACTTCCGTGCTGGGGAGCTGGTGTGGGTCTACAgcccaaagagaaagaaaggactGTGTCCTAAACTGGATAGCAGCTGGTTGGGGCCCTGCAGCGTCCTGGAGCGAGTGGGGGAAGTTGTCTACAGGGTGCAGTTGCCTCCTAGAGGGAGGAAAGTGGTGCTGCACAGAGACCAGATGGCCCCGTATAGAGGGCAGTCCCTCCCCTCCTTCCCTGAGGGACGTGTACAGAGCTCCCATGACCCTGCACAGAGGTACCCCCGGCCGGAGCTGCATTCCCCTCCCTCGGACTCTTCACCTCAAAGCCCAGAAGCTCCGTGTACACCCCAGGGGCTCAGGAGGTCAAGGATGGAGCGTAGGCTACCACCCCGCCTCAGAGACTGTGTTGTTCCCTCGGGAACGAGGAACATATTGCTGGGGGGGCAGTGTAACGATGGTTAA